The DNA segment TCCTAGAAGAAAGAGGTAAGCAAGCAGCATGATGAAaagtagttcattttttttatttttaactgtggtATGCTGGAGGTATGGTGGGTTACTCATGCCTACTGTTCTGGGCATTGTGCTGAGCCTGAGGACTGAgcatccatctctctctctctctttctttctctctctctctctctccctccctccccccatccctccctccccttatctctccctccctccccccctctctctctttctctctttccctccctcctatcttctttcctttcatttctctttcctccctctttttcctccttcctcctttctttcattcagacacacaatattttctttaaacaaaatctTGGGTGAAtgtcaaatattaaaaacagataaaagtgGAACTGCTCCAGATGAAGAAGGGATGGATACTTAAGGGGGTAGGAAGGAAGAACACAAAGGATAAAAagctaagaaaaatgttttagaaaactcAAGAAGAATCTCAAGAGCATGATTTAAAATCATTGCCCTAAAGCTTAGAGGAAGAGTTCAAAGTAATATCTGCTTTCAAAGAGCTCTAATTCTTGCCGGCAGGCAAGCAGATCAATTCCACAGAGCAGACACCAATGCTATGACAAAACCACACAGGAACAAACCAAGGAAAAACACCTGACCTGGACTGTGGAGATCGGGAAGGATTCTTAGAAAAGGTAGCACAAGACATTGCTGAACTTCTAAGAGTTTAGGTTGAAGAGGCAGGCATTGCTGGGGATCCATCCCAGgtcttacacatactaggcaagtgctccacccatGAGCTACACCCATACCCCAAAGCCTTTGATAAAGTAATGTACATCTAAAGGATGCACTTCCCAAAATGATTTGACCATGAAATTCTCTTTGAAGGAAGCATTCCCACAGAACCAATGTTCCACAGAACCCACTGTAAGAAatgctggcagggctggggacagcacttgcctagtatgtgtgaggccctgggtttgatccctaaccctgccaaaaggaaaaaggaaaagaaatgctgGCAGAGATAAGTCTTTAAAATGGTGTgctatttacaaaataaaatatcttacaaGGAAAACAATCTAAAGTTCACAAGGAATAACCaacacacagcaaaaaaaaatttttttaaagtaataaagtGACATGTGCCtcatattacattaaaatatattacaaatatagtAATTGGAAGCCTAGTAGTGAATGTGAATAGACAAACTGATTAATGGAATATAACAGTTAAGAAACAGAcataaatattaagtattttattaaacTAATATTCCAATCAGTGccaaggtgggggcagggagtgaATATCTAATAAATGACATTAGGGGCCTTGGATAGCCAAGGAATAAGTTGAATTCCAAATCCTCAAATTAAATTCAGAtggaaggggctggagttgtggctcagtgatagagggcttgcctagcatgtgtgaggcactgggtttgatcctcagtaccacataaaaataaattcaacaaaataaaggtactgtgtccatctacaactaaaaaatatttttttaaaaattcagatggaataaagatttaaacataaaagtgaaatcataaagctaaaagaaaataggagtgtttttaaatataatctcaAAGTGTGAAAAGTTTTTCTGAAATGGATACAAACATCAAAAGTCAtaggaaaaagaaaccaataaattcaaatagataaaaataaattacttcttaaagaaaaagaaattaatttagtCAAAAGACaacaatatagggctggggagatagctcagtcggtagagtgcttgccttgcaagcctaCGGCCCTGggtcgatccttagcaccacaaaaaaaaaaaaaaaaaaaaaagacaacaatgtgggaaaaaaatattgGCAACAAATTCCAAGGGACTAATTACCATAAGAAAGGATAcacattttgaaagcattttgaaaaccCAATCATACcctagggggggaaaaaaagggtgACAGACATGCAAAGATAATTCCCCAAAAGGATATACAAATGTGTCTTAAAtccatgaaaagatattcaacctcactcataataaaagaaatgaactatttcTTACAGAACAATCAAGATCAAGAGTTTGATAACATGCCATTTTAGAGAGGGTAGATAAGAAGAGGTAGGCactttcatacattgttggtgggactataaattggtAACATTTCTGTGGGAAGTAATTTAGCAAGAgttgtcaaaatttaaaacaaatcctAGTCTgacaatttcactttttaaaatgtagcacACATATTTGCACATAAGCCTCATGACATGTCTGAAGCAATGCACTGCAGACATGGTAAAATACCAGTCGCTATCTTAAGTGTCCATTAGTAGACAAttggataaataaattataacatccacataatataataaaattcagtcataaaaaatttGGAGACAGAGCTGGGGTATAGTTTCCCCaaggtagagtgcttacctaacatgtacacagtcctgtgttcaatccccagcaccaaaaagaaaaaaagaaaggggagagCTTTATGATTAATAACAAATAgcattcaaaatatattaagaaaaaaatataaaactattaatatttttgtcGGAGTGAAAAGAATCATTTGTATGGAAGAGTGCAAATCTTCATATGCTTAGAAAATTTCTGTAAGGACACACAAGAAACTAGGTCAGTATACTCCCCTAGCAAAGAGATTAGAAGATGATTAATTTTCACTGGGTACACACTTTTTTACCTTTGATTTTGTACTAGATAAGTAATATTACTTATTCagcaaattaaataattcaaaagtaattaaaattccTTTTCCCATAACAGCAGATAAAGACAGGTTAACAGTATATCATGGTTAAAAGACAGGGCTCTCAGCTCTGCTTAGGTTCAAATCCTGCTGCGATATATAACCATCTAAGTGGGCCTGGGTGACCTTAACCTCAACAaactttaatttcctcttttcttctgtgtGATACTTAACATGGTATCAAACCATATTAGGTTACTATAATATGGTAAGATAACACACATAAAGATTGAAGCACAGCTGGtgcaatggctcaggaggctgaggaggctgaggcagcaggatcagaagtttgaggtcagtctcagcaatttagggggaatttgtctcaaaatgtaaacaattaaaaaggactggatatgtacctcagtggtaatgtgcccctggatccaatcctcagtactgaaaaaaaaaaaaaaatcttggcacAAAGTATTACAGACACATGGCAAGTACTTAGCAGAGATTTGTGCTTCCTTTTCAGAAGGTAagttttcttattgttatttgcttttctttttactaaGGAACAAACTTGAGCATCTTCATTTAAGATAAAAAGAGGtggtagagaaaggagaaaagagaatggtTAAAGCAAAATGCTGAAAAGGTAGAGGGTTTTAAATTGCATTGGAAAAGGAAGACTTTCATTACTCCAgtgggaagaaaaatgaaaaagacatgaACAAATTCTAAGTTTTCAGatcaagaacaagaaataaatatattcccATCAAGCAGAATGATGGTCATTCCACTAAGAATGAAGAACAAACTAGAAAACCTTGAGAAAATAGTGAGTATTAGCGAGAACTACTAAAGGTAGCAAGAGAAGGACATGAGGTTTTGGAAAAATTGTTTCGCATTTGAGGAACCTGTAGCTCTACCAATTGGATTTGATAGTTTTAGAACATCTCCTATAGGGCTTTACAGCCCAGGTATGGGGCAGATAATATAGTCAGACAAACAGTGAGGactctgctgggcatggtggcgtgCACCTACTATCACagcacttgggaagctgaggcaggaggaccactgAGTCCAGGAAGGAGTTCAAGAATAGCCTGAACAATGCAGCAAGATCCCTTCTCAAAAGCGAGGGGGGTGAGGGAGGAAGATTCTATAGAGCACTATAGAAGGGAAATAAAGGTctctgaagaggaaaaaaataatgtgaaactAAGAGTGGAATGAAAGGGTtaatagcagcattattcacaatgatcaagaaagagaaacaaaccaaatgcccatcaactgatgactAGATGTACAAATGTGGTATACAATAGCATATAATGCAGCCATAAaggaagtactgatacatgctacaacactGATGAACCATAAAAACATTACATTAAGTGAGcagccagtcacaaaaggccaaatattttatgattccatttatatgaaatgcccaGAATAAGAAAATTCACAGAAGTTGCCAGAGGATGAAAGAGGGGAACACTAATTGGAAGTTAGTGTTAACAGGTACAGGGTTTTTTGTGGggataatagaaatattttggaattacacagtggtgatagttgcacaacACTGTGACTGtactaaaaaacattttgaaatcgTGGATTTTATGTTAGATGAATTttatcttgctttaaaaaaagataaacccAAAAAAAGTATGCTTAAGTGAATTTTAGGAGGATCTGAAATATCCCAAGTAGAGGGACTGAAAGACTAGAAGTCTAGGTAAGCTTAAAGAACAGAAGCAGCAGTGAGGTTGAAAACTGGAAGGACTGGAGATTCGAGTCAGAAAGCAGGATATCAGCATTCCAGATTTCAGAGATTACAACTATGAGTGATGAGCCATAGAATACTGCTGTGAAAAGAGGCATCAGAATTAGCATAGGGGTCACAACCACaggagccagagagagagaaaactgacaGAAGCAGAACCATTTATACCCTGCAACTATCCAGAGATGACAGTGGTGAATGAGATTAAAACAACTAATCTAAGCCTACAAAGAGGTAAGATTTTTACCTACCAGTAAATGTCAAGATAATCAAAATTATCAAACTAATAGCCCTAAATCATTCATTCGACAAATTTCAATAAGATATTACAATGTCATGAGCACTTTACCAGATGACAGGAATACAATCAACTTCTTTGCTATCTCTGAGTTGTAAGTAATAtcccaattttcattttttatctgtaAATTGAAGGTGCTACCATCTTTGCAACACTGTTAAGAAGATTAGGGACAATATCAGTAAACATAGGACTTTGTGCCCAGTATTTACATAAGAGaagagtttttgttgttgctgcttttttcccccctcttttctccttctaaaGACTATCCCAGTCTCCAAAAAGCTAATAGTCTATTGAAAAGACATCAACATCTTTACTGTTTATTTCAAATTTACTATGAACCAAGAACCATGTTAAGTATGTGTATTATCTCACCTCACCCTCAAAATAATCccatagatagatacatagatactcttctttcccccattttgaaaatgaagaaattgaggcacagaaagaTTGAGGAGTCAGCCCAAGACTATATCCTGTGATAGAGCCACATTCAAACTCAGGCAGCTCCTGACTTGGTGCTCTTAAATACTAGCCTATGCTACAAACCAAAAATTACAATAATAGTTTAATAGTTTAAATGGAAGTACATGTGAGAAACAATACAATacaagaaaaagaaccaaagCTTGTAGCACCGGAGCTGAGATTTAAAGGGTGTCCAATTAACAAAGTGGAAACAGCTCTTTTCCTCCCTGGGTGTCTGAGGATCTACCGCCATCACGAATGACACAGTAACTATTCGGACCAGGAAGTTCATGACCAACCGACTACTTCAGAGGAAACAAATGGTCATTGATGTTCTTCACCCTGGGAAAGCAACAGTACCTAAGACAGAAATTCGAGAAAAATTAGCCAAAATGTACAAGACCACACCAGATGTCATCTTTGTGTTTGGATTCAGAACCCATTTTGGAGGTGGCAAGACAACTGGCTTTGGCATGATCTATGATTCATTGGattatgcaaagaaaaatgaacccaAACATAGACTGGCAAGACACGGCCTGTATGAAAAGAAGAAGACCTCAAGAAAACAGCGAAAGGAATGgaagaacagaatgaagaaagtcAGGGGGACTGCAAAGGCCAATGTTGGTGCTGGCAAAAAGTGAGCTGGAGATTGGATAACAGCCGAAGGAGTAAAGATTCTGCAATGACGTTATCTGCGGTGATTATGAGACTTTTTCATGAGGATTAATAAattgtaaaaacttaaaaaaaaaaacaaaaaaaacaaagtggaAACAAGCATACCAGGGAAAAGATACAACAGATAGGGAAATTAAATCTAGATGGCAACTATGATGCACTATAATGTTGCTAATGGCCAACTCCTTCTTATATAATGGATAAGTAACTGGACCCAATAAGCAATGCTATTAATGAAACATTATTCTCTAGAAAGACTCTTAACTACTGGTAGTATACATTATAAGCAAAATAGCTAAAATGAGCTAAGTCACCAAGCTGGTTTAACCTGTCACTGGCATTATTTACAATGATATAGGTGGAACTTGCCTTGCACAAAGTTCTGAAATCACTGAACTAGTCTTGGGGCATCCCTCCCAGAGCACCCCTCCCCACTTAGGCCTTCAGTGCCAACCACTTCAATAACAACCATATCTTGGTTCTCTGAGGATCCCTTCTCTATGCCAACTCtacatttctaaagaaaagaatgatagTAGCTTAATATTTCAGGAGAAGTACATTTCATAAGGGACCAAAACCTTAAACcagagaaatataaaagtaaCTAAGGAATTTTGATGgcaagaggagaggaaaggggatattttaaataatgtcaaGTTTCCACCATGCCCTTAGTAGCCTTCTTGATAAGAGAGACTCTAGAATGGGCTTAGCTTAGTACTGAAtgtcaatattttaataatttctttagattattatttattagaTTATTATAATTTAAGAGTATTTGGTTTTAGGATTCTAGCAGTTTGCCTGACCCCAAACaaatgatataaagaaaaatataaaaatcactcattcataaaagcaaaataattagcAGAAGCAttgtcagtggattctcttaGGTACATTAAATTTTGAGTTCCACCCACACACAATGTTTCATATGATTTAGATGCAGTTCTTCTACCTAAAAAGGATAATCATCTTCATGATACTACACTATGATTCTCTGAAAAGCCTAGCCTTTCTATATATGCTCTTCTAAAGCAAccataaaatcaaaacaacacaCATCACCTAAAACCacgagaatgggatcctaattagaataagttatactccatgtatgtataatatgttaaaatacactctactgtcatgtatatctaaaaagaacaaatttaaaaaagaagaaaaaaaaactcattggaaaaaaatcaaaactacatctTCTATTGTctgcttaaaacaaaaattaataataataataataataataataaaagcctCTACATATAAgcttatatattacattttaaaataacatacttagtcaaaataaaagtatttttttaaaaacaaatggagggctggggagatagctcagctggtagagtgcttgcctcgcaagcacaaggccctgagttcgatccccagtaccgcaaaaaaaaaaaaaaaaaaaaaaaaaaaatatttgggctggggatatagctcagctggttgagtgcttgcctcacaagcacaagtccctgggttcaagtccccagcaccgcaaaacaagcaaacaaacaaacaaatggaagcTTGCTACTGTTCTCAGAAATTTCCAAGTGTCCTGTGTTCCCTCAACACAGATCCTGAAGCACAGAGGTACAAAAGAAGAGCACTGAACCACAGggtttcttggtttcttttttttttttttttttggtgctcgggatagaacccagggccttgtgcttacaaggcaagcactctaccgtctgagctatctccccagcccccaagcaCAGAGTTTCTATCCCTGTTTGTACCTCTCTTAACTTTGTAATTTGAAGCAAGTCTCCTTTGTTTTCTGGGGCTTTGGTATCCTTAAAATGGGACTAAGAACACTTGTTCCACCTACCTCACAAAATTATTGTAAAACACAAAAGGACACTGTATATTATAGTGctctaaaaatgataaaatctaataaaataacatttttaaatttttcctaaattgctatttaattctttataattaatattacTGCTTTATATAGTTTCTATACTATCCACATTGTATGTTAATGtaattatttcatgattttaaaacatgTCAAACTGTTCCTCAGAATGTTCGGCCAAATTAATATATATCATACCCTTGCAATTCAAAGCGCAGTTCATAGGCCAATATCATGGGCATAATTCTGAATCCAGTTAGAAACACAGAATCTCAGTACCCCTGAtccactgaatcagaatctacatttttaaaaaagtttcccCTAGTGATTCCTATGCACAGTACAGTGTAAGAAGCAATACTTCACACAGCAATAccatttataataatatacaaataaagtattttcaaagaaagtatttcaaatatatatagaTTTATCTCTAGAAATTTACAGAGATATTTTACTGAGTGATAGTTGCAAAAGAATGTTCCAACAAATGGATCAAAAGCTATATCTTACTCGTTCTAAAATTTTTGCCTGGTACATAAAAGACAATGCTTCTTGGACagacatctaaaaatattatCAATAGTTAATATAGAAGGTAGAGGTCAATGTACATTTACACTTACATAAAACATGACTACATCAATTAAGTATTTTTAGCATTTGTGGCATTAGCTTAAATAtggactattttatttatatttgaaccCAGCTCTAcctaaatttataaataagaatgGTCAGGCGATACATGAAATTCATTAGGCAACAAAAAAGATAGCTGCAGGgggttggggctatagctcagtggcagagcacttgcctagcacttgtgaggcactgggttcgatcctcagcaacacataaaaataaatacaataaaaacatgctgtccatctacaaatacaaaaaaattaaaaataaaagaaagatgcaATTTTTTGGATGGAGAAGATAGGAACAAATTTCACACCATATAAAAGATGTTTAGTGAGCTTTGAAGTCAGAAGTGGATATAAATTCTTACCCTGGCACTTAGACTTTGAACAAGCAAGACCATTAATGTCTCTAGCCTTAATTCCTTCATGTGTAAAATTATGATAACAGCACTTACCCttatacagaaaaaaagtaatatgAACCAATTAGTATTGTAAATACTAATTGTTATTTATGGAAAACaagaatagatattttaaaaagttaaaaattttaaaatttaccttatcGAGTTTGAGTTCCAATTCTGCCACATCTCCTTCTACTTCTTCCAAAGCAGCCCtagaaaaattaaatgcaaaattaagTGATTTCATTTGttcaaatgtatattttactCTTGAAAAATAACTTATCACTCTAAATAAAAAGGTAGATACTAATACTTAAAAATGATACTTcacagctgggtgctgtggtatacatctgtaatcccagtcactctggaGACTAAGGTagaagtatcacaagttcaaggtcagcttcagcaacttagtgagacactgtttcaaaaaaaactaaaaaggcctcgaatgtagttcagtggtacagcattccCGCGTTTAATCACCAGTACTGAAGGGGAAGAAATTATGCTTCACATGAAGTAATGATTAGAATGAACAACAAGTACTTCATAATAATGCAATAAAACAATCAACACGATTATCGTTTAAGACAATGAAAGAATACCTTAAGCTGATTTATTCAAAGTATTGTTATTCAATAACACTAATTAAAACTATTTCACATGTAGtttttgaaatatgaataaaagttTATAGGCAAGATGCTAATCAAATAAAATCACCAAAAATCCTgccttcaaaaaaattaattaattaataagagACTTTAGAAATTGAGCCTTGAATCAAATTTCTAGACAGGAAAGTACATATAACCAAACAGCAAAGCATTATTGATGACCAAAGGGgcttttatttttagagataattaagaaaaatattacttcATAATTTTGTTTCCAAAGTATTATAGTTTCTAAAAATCAGCACCAAACATTGATAAATTTTAGACTAATTCTTCTCCTAACAata comes from the Sciurus carolinensis chromosome 9, mSciCar1.2, whole genome shotgun sequence genome and includes:
- the LOC124992584 gene encoding 40S ribosomal protein S24-like, with the protein product MTNRLLQRKQMVIDVLHPGKATVPKTEIREKLAKMYKTTPDVIFVFGFRTHFGGGKTTGFGMIYDSLDYAKKNEPKHRLARHGLYEKKKTSRKQRKEWKNRMKKVRGTAKANVGAGKK